The Lates calcarifer isolate ASB-BC8 linkage group LG14, TLL_Latcal_v3, whole genome shotgun sequence genome has a segment encoding these proteins:
- the LOC127139008 gene encoding uncharacterized protein LOC127139008, translating to MDSEEDEVSGSLSGVVTTGDSTEAPTPSTDSVQPSRGRKGRKRRVKTAVTSPDPDDSRSNTGGSVRVLRARGAIVGTATGSKNATCKKKPASLLRERGKAAGSRSKHSPVMQTAIKKTRTKKVSKHPLGPKLSRSRRGKGRPPAQASHTTQATAFKSEAGMEASSCGEETGDLKGSSDNFAEPDAALSEDPPFRDDPDDLIYKP from the exons ATGGACTCGGAGGAAGACGAGGTTTCAGGTTCTCTTTCTGGTGTTGTAACAACCGGAGACTCAACGGAGGCCCCTACACCATCCACGGACTCGGTTCAACCGTCCAGGGGGAGGAAAGGACGCAAAAGGCGGGTGAAAACTGCTGTGACCTCCCCGGACCCCGATGACTCTCGGTCTAATACCGGAGGTTCTGTGCGTGTTTTGCGAGCCAGGGGAGCTATAGTTGGCACAGCTACTGGGTCCAAGAATGCCACCTGCAAGAAAAAACCTGCTAGTCTGCTTCGTGAACGTGGTAAAGCTGCGGGATCACGCTCCAAACACTCACCTGTCATGCA AACTGCCATTAAGAAAACCAGAACCAAAAAAG TATCCAAACACCCTCTTGGACCAAAGCTGTCCAGATCTAGAAGGGGCAAAGGGAGACCCCCAGCCCAAGCCTCACACACTACACAAGCAACAGCGTTCAAGTCCGAAGCAGGGATGGAGGCTTCATCATGTG gagaggaaacaggtgATTTGAAAGGAAGCAGTGACAA TTTTGCAGAACCAGACGCAGCTCTCAGCGAGGACCCTCCATTCAGAGATGACCCCGATGACCTCATCTACAAACCCTGA